Proteins encoded together in one Dermacentor variabilis isolate Ectoservices chromosome 2, ASM5094787v1, whole genome shotgun sequence window:
- the LOC142573284 gene encoding uncharacterized protein LOC142573284, translated as MMGTRGTPQGAVLSPLLFNIAMMRLPSQLARVEGIQHALYADDITIWTTEGSLGDMEARLQQAASIVDAYAMDCGLQCAPTKSELLHVRAKPKDRTAIHISLSGGPIREVEELRILGLFIHHRLRPDSTIVKLKRVGEQVGRMIRRVSNKRGGLRGRDALRLVYAFVTSRILYAVPYLRTTKQDEARIDAIIRKATKRALDLPVATSNAKLKALGVLNSYQELREAHLVNQYTRLMQTAPGRRLLNRLHIQHDCTPEETERIPVLWRHMLWVSPLPRNMDTDMHENRRQARARALERQHGSRPGVYYVDVAGPSPTGFYTAAVVHQEMHVDGLSFRAPNSMRAEEVAIALAAAHANSRIIITDSRQACDHYLAGEISPLAACIIRRTATDPTPKKIIWAPGHQGVRGNEAADAAARALIYRAPHPSSSGSETNQPLLRFREIITHYSDYHRLFPAPAKGLSKTEERTLRRLQTGTLLCPAILKHYDPNTDGRCPHCGETCDIFHMVWACTQNPHLPPSPAPSREAWETALLNCSSLESQRALVKRARDGALSCDVPD; from the coding sequence ATGATGGGAAcacggggtacccctcagggagcggTGTTATCACCGCTCCTGTTCAACATAGCTATGATGCGCCTCCCAAGCCAACTGGCCCGGGTGGAAGGCATTCAACACgcgttatatgcagatgacattacaATTTGGACCACTGAGGGGAGCCTAGGGGACATGGAGGCCCGCCTTCAGCAGGCCGCTTCCATAGTCGATGCGTATGCTATGGACTGTGGGCTCCAATGTGCTCCAACGAAATCAGAGCTTCTGCATGTCAGAGCGAAACCAAAGGATAGGACAGCAATTCACATCTCTCTATCAGGAGGTCCTATTAGAGAGGTGGAGGAGCTCCGTATTCTGGGCCTTTTCATTCACCACAGACTCAGACCGGACTCCACCATTGTGAAACTCAAGAGAGTAGGCGAACAGGTAGGGCGTATGATccgccgcgtttccaacaagcggGGCGGTCTGCGAGGCAGGGACGCGCTTCGGCTCGTCTATGCCTTCGTGACTAGCCGGATCCTCTACGCCGTGCCATATCTCCGCACTACTAAGCAAGACGAGGCGCGAATAGACGCCATCATCCGCAAGGCAACTAAGCGAGCCCTGGATCTCCCGGTAGCTACCTCTAAtgccaaactgaaggcattggggGTGCTAAACTCCTACCAGGAGCTGCGGGAGGCCCACCTCGTGAACCAATACACGCGGCTCATGCAGACGGCCCCTGGGCGCCGCCTGCTAAACCGCTTACACATACAACACGACTGCACTCCAGAGGAGACGGAGCGTATCCCAGTACTGTGGCGCCATATGCTCTGGGTCTCCCCGCTCCCCCGTAACATGGACACTGACATGCACGAAAACAGACGACAAGCGCGGGCTCGGGCTCTTGAGAGACAACACGGCTCCCGACCCGGTGTATATTATGTAGACGTAGCAGGGCCGTCGCCCACGGGATTTTACACGGCCGCTGTTGTTCACCAGGAAATGCACGTCGATGGACTCTCTTTTCGAGCCCCGAATTCAATGCGAGCCGAGGAAGTAGCGATAGCGCTTGCTGCCGCCCACGCCAATTCGAGAATCATCATTACGGACTCCCGACAAGCATGTGATCATTACTTGGCTGGAGAGATCTCCCCCTTAGCTGCTTGCATTATAAGACGGACTGCCACTGATCCAACaccgaaaaaaataatttgggcTCCTGGCCATCAGGGCGTACGAGGTAATGAGGCCGCTGACGCGGCTGCCCGAGCGCTTATTTACCGGGCTCCTCATCCCAGCTCTTCTGGCTCGGAGACTAACCAGCCGCTGCTGCGATTCAGGGAAATAATAACACATTATAGCGACTACCACCGCCTTTTCCCGGCCCCTGCCAAGGGGCTGAGTAAGACGGAGGAGCGAACTTTAAGGCgcctgcagacaggtactctgctctgtcctgcaatcttaaagcattacgatcctaacacggatgggcgatgcccgcactgtggggagacctgtgatatcttccacatggtgtgggcatgtactcaaaatccccacctccccccttcccctgccccttccagagaggcatgggagactgccctcctcaactgctcctcgcttgagtcccaaagggctctggtgaaacgggcgagagacggggcattgtcatgcgatgtcccggactag